The genomic interval CCGACCTGACGGTCACGCGCGACTTCTACGTCGACATGCTCGGCCTGACCGAGGAATTCCGGCCGCAGATGAGCTTCCCCGGCCACTGGCTCTATTGCGGCGGCGTGCCGGTGGTCCATCTGATGAAGAAGGAGGCGGCGGACCGCCCCAAGGTGCAGACTGGCCGCCTCGACCACATCGCCTTCAAGAGCGAGAACCCCGACGACGTCCTGGGCAAGCTCCGCCGCGCCGACATCGCTTACGAAGAGAACAAGGTGTGGGAGATCGGCCTGCTGCAGGTCTTCGTCCACGACCCCGACGGATTGCAGGTCGAACTCAACTTCCACGGCGCGCTCCCGATCGACAAGAGCCGGATGCCGTCGGCGGCGTAACGAAAGATTGTCATCCGCCGCGAATGCGGCGGACCCAGGTGACATCTGTACTGCAAGACGTCACCTGGGCGGTCCGCATTCGCGGGCCATGACAATTGAGCAGGGGTGCAGGCACCTCACGCCGGAATGTGAAACACCTTCTCCGCATTCCCGTGGAAGATCTTCTCCCGGTCCGCGTCGGAAATCTCCGCCGCGTTCATCCATGCCACCGCCGGCGGCGACACTTGGTAGGGATAGTCGATCGCCCACATCACCCGGTCCGCGCCCAAGACCTCGATGCAGTATTTCAGCGCCGGCGTGTGCTCCACCCCGCTGGTCGTGATCCAGAAATTCCGCTTGAACACGTCGCCCGGCTTCTCGTTGCCCGGCACGTCGCCCCACGCCTTGTGCAGCCCGTAGATATAGTCGTTGCGCCAGATGTTGTAGGGGATGCTCTCGCCCATATGGCCGATGACGATCTTGAGCCTGGGGAATCGCTCGAACAGCCCGCACAGGATCATCCGCATGCAATGGACCGAGACCTCGGCCTGGAAGCCCCACAGTGCGGTGTACATGCCGTAATCGCCGTAGAGCGCCGCCATGTGCTTGGACGGACAGCGCGGATGGATATAAATCGCGCGGTCCAGCGCCTCGGCCGCTTCCAGGATCGGCCAATATTTCGGATTGTCGAGGTACTCGCCATTGGTGTGCGAGTTCAGGATGAAGCCGTTGAGCTTCAATTTGTTGATCGCCCGCTCCATCTCGATCACGGCGCGCTTCGGGTCCTGCGGCGCGAAGGACGCGAGGCCGGCAAAGCGGGTCGGATGGCGCACGATGGCCTCGGCCATGCGGTCATTGGCCAGCGTTGCCATGCCGACCGCCGTGTCGGCGTCGAACATCTGCACGCCCGGCGAGGTCAGCGACAGCAGATGCATCGACACGCCGTCGGCATCCATGCTCTCCAGCCGCTGCCTGTCGTCAATGAGGCCGTTGTACAGCGGGCTCCCGGGCACCGCCGACCGCCGCGGCAGCCGCAGGTCGAGATCGTCCCAGGTGCTTTTTGTCAGCGCCAGGATCGCCGCCATGTGTTCGGGAATGCTCCACGCCTCTTCCGTCGCGATGCGGCGGATTTTCTTGTCGGTCACGATGTCCTCCCTGGACGCGCCGTTGCTCCGGCACTGCCGGCGAAAAGGGTAGGGCGATCCGCCGTCTCCCACCGCCGCCCCGAGGAATGAAATACCGACTGCCAGCGAATTCTCGCGCGTCGGTGCAAATGACATCGCGCCCGGATTTGTGCGATATTTCGGCGATGACCGCGAAAGAAGCCGCGACCGGCACAAAGCCGCCCGCCATGCGCGCCCGCCGCAGCCGCATCGGCCGCACGGACGAAAGCACGGGCACGCGCGCGCTGCCGCAGGAAACGCCGGTCGCCTTCACCTATGGCCGCCAGACCCACGCGGTCATGCTGGCCACGCCGGCCGACCTGGAGGATTTCGCGGTCGGTTTTTCCTTCACCGAACGGCTCGCCGACGCGCCCGCCGAGATCGAGGAGCTCGAGATCGTCGATCTGCCCAGCGGCGTCGAGCTGCGCATGTCGCTGACCGGCGAACGCGCGGATCTGGCCGAGGCGCGCCGCCGCCGCATGGCGGGCCCCGCCGGCTGCGGCCTCTGCGGCATCGAAAGCCTCGCCGCGGCGACCGCGCCGCCGCCGCCGGTCCGCGCCGAACTCCAGGTCGAGACCGCCGAGATTTTCCGCGCCCTGGCCGCGCTGCGCGAGCACCAGCCACTCAACGACGAAACCCGCGGCGTCCATGCCGCCGGCTTCTGGTCGCCGTCGGCCCATCGTTTCCTCGCCGTGCGCGAGGACGTCGGACGCCACAACGCGCTGGACAAGCTGATCGGCGCGCTGCTCCGCGCCGACATCGCCCCCGGCGACGGCTTCATCGTGCTGACCAGCCGCGTCTCCATCGAACTCGTCCAGAAGACGGCGAAGATCGGCTGCCCCGTGCTGGTGGCGATCTCGGTGCCGACCGCGCTGGCGCTCGAGACGGCGGAGGCGGCGAACATCACGCTCGCGGCCATCGCGCGCGACGACGGTTTCGAGGTCTTCACGCATGCGCGACGGATCAGGACGGCCGCGCATGTCGCCTGACGAGAAGCTGGTCTACATGGCCAACCAGATCGCGGCCTTCTTCGCGGCCCAGGGCGAGGCCCGCGCCGTCTCCGGCATCGGCGACCACATCCGGAAATTCTGGGATCCCAGGATGCGCAGCGATTTCCTGCGCCTCGCCAGCCAAGACGACAGCAAGCTCAACCCGCTCGTCCGCAAGGCCTTGCCGCTGATCGACGGGTAGCTAACGGCTGCCTGCCATCGCTTCCGCCTGCGCCAGATCCTCCGGCGTGTTGACGTTGAAGAACGCGCCCTCTTCGCAAGCGACGTCGTAAACCGCGCCGCCGAGTTGGTCGAGCGCGCCATGCAGGCTGCGCCACTGTCCCTCCACGACGCCCGCGCGCAGCCGCTCCAGGCACGACACCGGCCACACCGCGCACACGCCGTGCATCCGCCCTTCGCTCCGCGCCGCGACCGGCGCGCCGGCCGCATCGCGCATCAATTGCGCGACGAGATCGTCCGGCAGGAACGGCGTATCGCACGGAAAGGTCGCGAGCCACTCGGCCGTCCCGCGCGCCCATTCCAGTCCCCTCACCACGCCGGCGAGCGGTCCGGTGCCGCCCGGAAGCGAGTCGACCAGCAGCGGAAACCGCGTGCCCAGGTGCGCCCGATAAGCCTCGAGCCCTGCCGTTGGAACGCTCAGCGCCAATTCGCCGACCTGGCCCCGCACCCGCGCGATCGCCGCGTCGATCAGCGTCCGCCCGCGAAACGGCACCAGCGCCTTGTCGCCGCCGATCCGGCTGCCGGCGCCGCCCGCCAGGATGACGCCGGCGATCATGTGCGCCAGAAGCGCGGGAAATAGGCGGTGTCGACGCCGCCGCGGCGGAATTCCGCATCCGCCAGCAGCGCGCGATGCATGTCGAGGTTGGTCGCGATGCCCTCGATCCGGCAATCCGCCAGCGCGCGGCCCGCGCGCGCCAGCGCCTCCGCGCGGTCGCGCCCGTGCACGACGACCTTCGCCACCAGCGAGTCGTAGAATGGCGGGATCGCCGATCCGGCCTCGACATGGGTGTCGACGCGCACGCCGTCGCCCACGGGAAACACCGCGCGCGTGACCGTGCCCGGGCTGGGCCGGAAGTCGCGCAGGCAATCTTCCGCGTTGATGCGGAATTCGATGGCGTGCCCCACGAACGCGACGTCCTCCTGCGCGAGACGCAGCGGTCGCCCGTCCGCTATCGCGATCTGCTCGGCGACGAGATCGAGTCCCGTGATCGCCTCGGTGACCGGATGCTCCACCTGGATGCGCGCATTCATCTCCAGAAAATAGAATTCGCCGCGCTCGGCGTCGACCAGGAATTCCACCGTGCCCAGTCCGCGATAGGCCAGCGCCCGCCCGAACGCCACCGCCGCCGCGTGCAGCCGCCCGCGCAACCCGTCGTCCAGGTCCGGCGCCGGCGCTTCCTCGACCATCTTCTGGTAGCGCCGCTGGATCGAGCAGTCGCGGTCGCCGAGATGGACGACGGTCTCGCCGTCGCCGACAAGCTGCACCTCGACATGCCGGCCGCGCGCCACGAAGCGTTCGAGATAGACCCGGCCGTCCGCGAACGCCGCTTCGGCCTCCGCCGCCGCCAGCGCGATCGTCGCGCGCGCGTCCTTCGGGTCCAGCAGCAGCTTCATGCCGCGCCCGCCGCCGCCGCCCACCGCCTTGATCAGGATCGGACAGCCGATCCGCGCCACGATGGCCTCCGCCTCTTCGACGCTCCCCGCCGCGCCGCCCGGCACCACCGGCAACCCCGCCGCCACCGCCAGCTCGCGCGCCCGCAGCTTGTCGCCGACGCCGGCAAGCTGCGCTTCGGTCGGCCCGATGAAGACGATCCCCGCGCCGCGTGCCTTCGCCGCCAGCACGATGCTCTCGGAGAGAAATCCATACCCCGGATGGATGGCGTCGCACCGCGTATCGATAGCCGCCGCGACGATGGCGTCTGCGTTCAGATAGCTTTGTGCCGACGGCGCCGGTCCGACGCACACCACGCGGTCGGCGCGCCGCGCCGGAACCGCGCCCAGATCGGCGGCCGACGCCGCGAGCACCGTCTCGATGCCGAGCCTGGCGCAGGTCTCGATGATCCTGACCGCGATCTCGCCGCGATTGGCGACCAGGATGCGCCGGATCATGGCTGAAGGCGCAGGATCATCAGGACGCGGTCCTGCTCGACGAATTCGCCGTTCTGCGCATGGATGGCCTCGATGACGCCGCGCGCCCCCGCCGGCACCGAATTCATCAGCTTCATCGTCTCGACGATGCCGATGGCGGTGTCCGGCGCGACGACCGACCCGACCTCGACGAAGGGCGCCGCCCCCGGCTTGGGCGCGCGATAGAACGTGCCCATCAGCGGCGGCTTGATGGCGATGGTGCCGGGCTCCAGCGCGGCGGCCGCCTCTTTTGCAACCGCGAGCACCGGATCCGCCGGCGCCGCGGCGCGCGTTTCGTTTTCCTGCGTCCAGCCGCCCGCGCCCGCGCGGCGCAAAGTGAGCTTGAACTTGTCGGTCTCCAGCCTGAGTTCGTCGAACGCCGACTTATCCAGCAGCCCCACGATCTCGGCTACGTCCTCGCGCGTCAGGTTCATCGCCGCCTCAGCGCTTGCCGGCGAAGGCGGCGAAGACGTGGTCGACCGCCCGCGCCTTGGGCGCGATGACCGGCTGCGCGTCGCGCCGGCTCCACACCGTCTCGGGCCGGCTTTGCAGCAGGAATATCTCCGCCTTCGGTCCGCGCGCCACCGCCCATTCGATGTCCTGCGGCTTGCCGTAATGGCGCTCGACCCGCCGGCCGATCTCCGCCAGCGCCGTTATCTCTTCATCCGCGAGGCAGGGCTGCAGGCGCTCCGCATCGGGCACCGCCGCCACCACCACGCCGCCGGCGGCGAAATCGGGCAGGTGCTGCACCGCCTTGTCCGCGACCGCGCGTCCGGCGATCTCGCCCGTCACCTTGTTGACGATGTACTTGTCGGGCGTGACCTCGCCGCCGACGATCGCCGAGCCCAGGCCATAGGCGCCCTCGATCACGATGACGGAGCGGTCGCCGGTCGTCGGGCTGCGGGTGAACATCACGCCGGAGCAGCGCGAATCCACCATCGCCTGCACGACCACGCCCATCGCCAGGCCATCTTCGCTCAGCTTCAGCCGCAGGCGGTAGTTGAGCGACTCGACGCTGTAGAGGCTGGCCCAGCAGCGGCGCACATGCGCCAGCACGCTATCGGGCCCGCGCAGCCAAAGATAGGTGTCCTGCAGCCCCGCGAAGCTCGCATCCTCGCCGTCCTCGCTCGTCGCGCTCGAGCGCACCGCGAGCGGCAGCGACGGATCGCCGGCGCACAGCGCGGCATGCGCCGCGGCGACGGCGCTTTCGACGTCCTCGGGAAAGCGCGCCGCTTCGATCCGTTCGCGGATCGCGCGGCTCGCGGCATCGATGGCGACAAGATCGTCGGGTTGAAGCTTCGCCAGGGCGCGTCGCACGTCTTCGCCGGCGCCGGTCGCGGCCATGAACCGCTCGAAGGCGGAGGTCGCGACGACGAAGCCCGGCGGCGGCGCGATGCCGGCGCGCGTCAGCTCGCCCAGATTCGCGCCCTTGCCGCCGACCGACAGGCGGTCGCCGAGGCCGATCTCGCGAAAGAAAAGCACGAAGGTCATCTGTCGCTCGTTCTGTGCGGCTGCGAATTGGCCGCGCGCACCATCGTTAGCAGGCGTCGCGCGGTGCGCCAACGCTCGGTTCGCGCGGCCTCTCCGGTTTTCCTGCAACGGCGCCTTTTAGTGCGCAGTTGGTGGAGTAGCGCTGCAACCGTGGCACGAAGCTCTGCCGGGACCGCCGTGACGCGGGGGCGGCACGGAGGCGCGCGAGCGATGAGAGACATCGAGGGCAAGACCGCGTTCATCACCGGCGGCGCCAGCGGCA from Rhizomicrobium sp. carries:
- a CDS encoding VOC family protein; this encodes MPAVMLEHYTLECADLTVTRDFYVDMLGLTEEFRPQMSFPGHWLYCGGVPVVHLMKKEAADRPKVQTGRLDHIAFKSENPDDVLGKLRRADIAYEENKVWEIGLLQVFVHDPDGLQVELNFHGALPIDKSRMPSAA
- a CDS encoding amidohydrolase family protein; translated protein: MTDKKIRRIATEEAWSIPEHMAAILALTKSTWDDLDLRLPRRSAVPGSPLYNGLIDDRQRLESMDADGVSMHLLSLTSPGVQMFDADTAVGMATLANDRMAEAIVRHPTRFAGLASFAPQDPKRAVIEMERAINKLKLNGFILNSHTNGEYLDNPKYWPILEAAEALDRAIYIHPRCPSKHMAALYGDYGMYTALWGFQAEVSVHCMRMILCGLFERFPRLKIVIGHMGESIPYNIWRNDYIYGLHKAWGDVPGNEKPGDVFKRNFWITTSGVEHTPALKYCIEVLGADRVMWAIDYPYQVSPPAVAWMNAAEISDADREKIFHGNAEKVFHIPA
- the fdhD gene encoding formate dehydrogenase accessory sulfurtransferase FdhD, with protein sequence MTAKEAATGTKPPAMRARRSRIGRTDESTGTRALPQETPVAFTYGRQTHAVMLATPADLEDFAVGFSFTERLADAPAEIEELEIVDLPSGVELRMSLTGERADLAEARRRRMAGPAGCGLCGIESLAAATAPPPPVRAELQVETAEIFRALAALREHQPLNDETRGVHAAGFWSPSAHRFLAVREDVGRHNALDKLIGALLRADIAPGDGFIVLTSRVSIELVQKTAKIGCPVLVAISVPTALALETAEAANITLAAIARDDGFEVFTHARRIRTAAHVA
- a CDS encoding formate dehydrogenase subunit delta, translating into MSPDEKLVYMANQIAAFFAAQGEARAVSGIGDHIRKFWDPRMRSDFLRLASQDDSKLNPLVRKALPLIDG
- the mobA gene encoding molybdenum cofactor guanylyltransferase MobA encodes the protein MIAGVILAGGAGSRIGGDKALVPFRGRTLIDAAIARVRGQVGELALSVPTAGLEAYRAHLGTRFPLLVDSLPGGTGPLAGVVRGLEWARGTAEWLATFPCDTPFLPDDLVAQLMRDAAGAPVAARSEGRMHGVCAVWPVSCLERLRAGVVEGQWRSLHGALDQLGGAVYDVACEEGAFFNVNTPEDLAQAEAMAGSR
- a CDS encoding biotin carboxylase N-terminal domain-containing protein, which translates into the protein MIRRILVANRGEIAVRIIETCARLGIETVLAASAADLGAVPARRADRVVCVGPAPSAQSYLNADAIVAAAIDTRCDAIHPGYGFLSESIVLAAKARGAGIVFIGPTEAQLAGVGDKLRARELAVAAGLPVVPGGAAGSVEEAEAIVARIGCPILIKAVGGGGGRGMKLLLDPKDARATIALAAAEAEAAFADGRVYLERFVARGRHVEVQLVGDGETVVHLGDRDCSIQRRYQKMVEEAPAPDLDDGLRGRLHAAAVAFGRALAYRGLGTVEFLVDAERGEFYFLEMNARIQVEHPVTEAITGLDLVAEQIAIADGRPLRLAQEDVAFVGHAIEFRINAEDCLRDFRPSPGTVTRAVFPVGDGVRVDTHVEAGSAIPPFYDSLVAKVVVHGRDRAEALARAGRALADCRIEGIATNLDMHRALLADAEFRRGGVDTAYFPRFWRT
- a CDS encoding biotin/lipoyl-containing protein; the protein is MNLTREDVAEIVGLLDKSAFDELRLETDKFKLTLRRAGAGGWTQENETRAAAPADPVLAVAKEAAAALEPGTIAIKPPLMGTFYRAPKPGAAPFVEVGSVVAPDTAIGIVETMKLMNSVPAGARGVIEAIHAQNGEFVEQDRVLMILRLQP
- a CDS encoding PEP/pyruvate-binding domain-containing protein encodes the protein MTFVLFFREIGLGDRLSVGGKGANLGELTRAGIAPPPGFVVATSAFERFMAATGAGEDVRRALAKLQPDDLVAIDAASRAIRERIEAARFPEDVESAVAAAHAALCAGDPSLPLAVRSSATSEDGEDASFAGLQDTYLWLRGPDSVLAHVRRCWASLYSVESLNYRLRLKLSEDGLAMGVVVQAMVDSRCSGVMFTRSPTTGDRSVIVIEGAYGLGSAIVGGEVTPDKYIVNKVTGEIAGRAVADKAVQHLPDFAAGGVVVAAVPDAERLQPCLADEEITALAEIGRRVERHYGKPQDIEWAVARGPKAEIFLLQSRPETVWSRRDAQPVIAPKARAVDHVFAAFAGKR